One genomic segment of Gasterosteus aculeatus chromosome 6, fGasAcu3.hap1.1, whole genome shotgun sequence includes these proteins:
- the zic2b gene encoding zinc finger protein ZIC 2b: MKRAAAVARHNGLVSPLGNNNSGASSIVSPPRTASLSAAADAGPGGGTDGLLDFSRGPAVKTELACRWVDRSSPRQMLGRTAASVCEQTFGSMHELVDHVTTEHVAAGFECLSHVCMWDECLRGGKAFKAKYKLINHIRVHTGEKPFSCAFPNCGKMFARSENLKIHTRTHTGEKPFQCEFCERRFANSSDRKKHSQVHTASKPYDCKALGCTKSYTHPSSLRKHMKVHVKSSPPADPQDAYDSIPHQLQQPHPALLEPLDLKIHRLSPSLVNGNTAFPLLSNRSLDIGPAGGADHKLLLRSSSPMAVPLDLSLSGLKSQLAQKQQSGRTRRRSQRSVNPALPQLSNIKEWYVCTRSTAPHIPLLHPDHIKSEPSDDDEYVT; this comes from the exons ATGAAGCGGGCGGCCGCGGTGGCCAGGCACAATGGCCTCGTCTCCCCGCTGGGGAACAACAACTCCGGGGCTTCGAGCATCGTCTCGCCGCCGAGAACCGCGAGCctctccgccgccgccgacgcGGGACCCGGCGGCGGGACGGACGGCCTGCTGGACTTCTCCAGAGGCCCCGCCGTCAAAACCGAGCTGGCGTGCAGATGGGTCGACCGAAGTTCTCCGAGGCAGATGCTCGGGCGGACGGCGGCGTCCGTCTGCGAGCAAACTTTCGGCTCCATGCACGAGCTGGTGGACCACGTCACCACCGAGCACGTCGCCGCCGGGTTCGAGTGCCTCAGTCACGTCTGCATGTGGGACGAGTGCCTGCGCGGCGGGAAGGCGTTCAAAGCCAAATACAAACTCATCAACCACATCCGCGTGCACACCGGGGAGAAGCCCTTCTCCTGCGCCTTTCCCAACTGCGGCAAGATGTTCGCACGCTCCGAGAACCTGAAGAtccacacgcgcacgcacaccg GTGAGAAGCCCTTCCAGTGTGAGTTCTGCGAGCGACGCTTCGCCAACAGCAGCGACCGCAAGAAGCACTCGCAGGTCCACACGGCCTCCAAGCCCTACGACTGCAAGGCCCTGGGCTGCACCAAGTCCTACACCCACCCCAGCTCCCTGCGCAAACACATGAAGGTCCACGTCAAGTCGTCGCCGCCCGCCGACCCCCAGGACGCGTACGACTCCATCCCCCATCAGCTGCAGCAACCTCACCCGGCGCTCCTGGAGCCGCTCGACCTCAAGATCCACCGCCTCTCCCCGTCGCTCGTCAATGGCAACACTGCTTTTCCTCTCCTGTCCAATCGCTCGCTGGACATCGGCCCGGCCGGCGGCGCCGACCACAAGCTGCTCCTGCGGAGCTCGTCCCCCATGGCGGTGCCCCTGGATCTCTCTCTGTCGGGCCTGAAGAGCCAGCTGGCCCAGAAGCAGCAGAGCGGGAGGACCCGGCGGAGGAGCCAGCGCTCCGTCAACCCCGCCTTACCTCAGTTGTCTAACATTAAAGAGTGGTACGTGTGCACCAGGAGCACGGCGCCACACATTCCTCTGCTTCACCCGGACCACATCAAGTCCGAACCTAGTGATGACGACGAGTACGTCACGTAG
- the tm9sf2 gene encoding transmembrane 9 superfamily member 2 isoform X2, with the protein MLRRLLAAALLSAAAGFYLPGLAPVSFCEPGKNQVPDCKSTIELFVNRLDSVESVLPYEYTAFDFCSKDTKNRPSENLGQVLFGERIESSPYKFEFKKPVACEKVCTQTYDTSKPSDKAKLDFLKKGMLLNYQHHWIVDNMPVTWCYDVEDGQKFCNPGFPIGCFVTEAGRPKDACVVNSNFNEKDAFYIFNHVDITIHYHIVEHEQLGARLVAAKIEPKSFEGPGEDGQACSGGPKFLRNKHSGVFEIPYTYSVNFVEDKNIRWASRWDYILESMPHTNIQWFSIMNSLVIVLFLSGMVAMILLRTLHKDIARYNQMDSVEDAQEEFGWKLVHGDVFRPPRKGMLLSVFLGSGTQIFIMTFVTLFFACLGFLSPANRGALMTCAVVLWVLLGAPAGYVAARLYRSFGGEKWKTNVLLTAFLCPGVVFADFFVMNLILWGEGSSAAMPFGTLVAILALWFCISVPLTFIGAYFGFKKAGIEHPVRTNQIPRQVPEQSFYTKPLPGIVMGGILPFGCIFIQLFFILNSIWSHQMYYMFGFLFLVFIILVITCSEATILLCYFHLCAEDYHWQWRSFLTSGFTALYFLVYAIHYFFSKLQITGLASTILYFGYTMIMALIFFLFTGSIGFFACFWFVTKIYSVVKVD; encoded by the exons ATGCTGCGGCGGCTTCTCGCAGCGGCGCTGCTGTCTGCGGCCGCCGGCTTCTACCTGCCGGGACTCGCTCCCGTGAGCTTCTGTGAGCCCGGAAAGAACCAAGTTCCAGACTGCAAG TCGACCATCGAGCTGTTTGTGAACCGGTTGGACTCCGTGGAGTCGGTTCTGCCGTATGAGTACACTGC GTTCGACTTTTgctcaaaagacacaaagaatcGTCCATCGGAGAATCTGGGCCAGGTTCTTTTTGGGGAGAGGATTGAGTCGTCCCCATACAAG TTTGAGTTTAAGAAGCCTGTGGCGTGTGAGAAGGTGTGCACGCAGACCTACGACACCAGCAAGCCATCGGACAAAGCCAAGCTGGACTTCCTCAAGAAAGGCATGTTACTCAACTACCAGCATCACTG GATTGTGGATAACATGCCGGTCACTTGGTGCTACGATGTTGAAGACGGACAGAagttctgcaatcctggtttcCCCATCGGCTGTTTCGTCACAGAAGCAGGTCGGCCCAAAGACGCCTGCGTGGTCAAC TCTAACTTTAATGAAAAGGATGCTTTTTACATCTTTAACCACGTGGACATCACCATCCATTACCACATCGTAGAGCATGAGCAGCTGGGAGCTCGACTCGTTGCTGCCAAGATTGAACCCAAAAG CTTTGAGGGCCCCGGTGAAGATGGCCAGGCTTGCTCTGGGGGGCCCAAGTTCCTGAGAAACAAACACTCTGGAGTGTTTGAGATTCCATACACCTACTCGGTCAACTTTGTG GAAGACAAGAATATCCGTTGGGCATCTAGATGGGACTACATCCTGGAGTCAATGCCTCACACCAACATCCAGTGGTTCAG CATAATGAACTCCTTGGTGATTGTGTTGTTCCTGTCTGGAATGGTAGCAATGATCCTGCTGAGGACTCTGCATAAAGACATCGCCCGGTACAATCAGATGGACTCTGTG GAGGACGCTCAGGAGGAGTTTGGGTGGAAGTTGGTCCATGGAGACGTCTTCCGACCTCCAAGAAAGGGAATGCTGCTGTCAGTGttcctcggctctggaacccaGATCTTCATTATGACCTTCGTCACCCTTT TCTTTGCCTGTCTGGGGTTCCTCTCCCCTGCGAACCGCGGGGCTCTGATGACGTGTGCCGTGGTGCTCTGGGTTCTTCTGGGCGCTCCTGCTGGATACGTGGCTGCTCGCCTCTACCGAT CTTTCGGAGGAGAGAAGTGGAAGACCAACGTTCTGCTGACGGCCTTCCTCTGCCCCGG GGTGGTGTTTGCAGACTTCTTTGTGATGAACCTGATCCTGTGGGGTGAAGGCTCCTCAGCCGCCATGCCGTTCGGGACCCTGGTAGCCATACTGGCTCTTTGGTTCTGTATCTCGGTGCCGCTCACCTTCATAGGGGCTTACTTTGGCTTCAAGAAGGCA GGGATTGAGCACCCAGTGCGGACCAATCAGATTCCTCGCCAGGTGCCGGAGCAGTCCTTCTACACGAAGCCCCTGCCTGGCATCGTCATGGGGGGAATTCTGCCTTTTGGGTGTATATTTATCCAGCTGTTCTTCATATTGAACTCCATCTG GTCCCATCAGATGTACTACATGTTCGGCTTCCTTttcctcgtcttcatcatctTGGTCATCACCTGCTCCGAGGCCACCATCCTGCTTTGCTACTTCCACTTATGTGCCGAG GACTACCATTGGCAGTGGCGTTCCTTCCTCACCAGCGGCTTCACTGCGCTCTATTTCCTCGTCTACGCCATTCATTACTTTTTCTCCAAGCTGCAAATCACTGGACTGGCCAGCACCATCCTGTACTTCGGGTACACCATGATCATGGCTCTCATCTTTTTCTTATTCACAG GTTCAATCGGCTTCTTCGCCTGTTTCTGGTTTGTTACCAAGATCTACAGTGTGGTCAAAGTGGACTGA
- the tm9sf2 gene encoding transmembrane 9 superfamily member 2 isoform X1 yields MLRRLLAAALLSAAAGFYLPGLAPVSFCEPGKNQVPDCKSTIELFVNRLDSVESVLPYEYTAFDFCSKDTKNRPSENLGQVLFGERIESSPYKFEFKKPVACEKVCTQTYDTSKPSDKAKLDFLKKGMLLNYQHHWIVDNMPVTWCYDVEDGQKFCNPGFPIGCFVTEAGRPKDACVVNSNFNEKDAFYIFNHVDITIHYHIVEHEQLGARLVAAKIEPKSFEGPGEDGQACSGGPKFLRNKHSGVFEIPYTYSVNFVEDKNIRWASRWDYILESMPHTNIQWFSIMNSLVIVLFLSGMVAMILLRTLHKDIARYNQMDSVVSTCATLPGGTHRGPPGAPVLMGSALQEDAQEEFGWKLVHGDVFRPPRKGMLLSVFLGSGTQIFIMTFVTLFFACLGFLSPANRGALMTCAVVLWVLLGAPAGYVAARLYRSFGGEKWKTNVLLTAFLCPGVVFADFFVMNLILWGEGSSAAMPFGTLVAILALWFCISVPLTFIGAYFGFKKAGIEHPVRTNQIPRQVPEQSFYTKPLPGIVMGGILPFGCIFIQLFFILNSIWSHQMYYMFGFLFLVFIILVITCSEATILLCYFHLCAEDYHWQWRSFLTSGFTALYFLVYAIHYFFSKLQITGLASTILYFGYTMIMALIFFLFTGSIGFFACFWFVTKIYSVVKVD; encoded by the exons ATGCTGCGGCGGCTTCTCGCAGCGGCGCTGCTGTCTGCGGCCGCCGGCTTCTACCTGCCGGGACTCGCTCCCGTGAGCTTCTGTGAGCCCGGAAAGAACCAAGTTCCAGACTGCAAG TCGACCATCGAGCTGTTTGTGAACCGGTTGGACTCCGTGGAGTCGGTTCTGCCGTATGAGTACACTGC GTTCGACTTTTgctcaaaagacacaaagaatcGTCCATCGGAGAATCTGGGCCAGGTTCTTTTTGGGGAGAGGATTGAGTCGTCCCCATACAAG TTTGAGTTTAAGAAGCCTGTGGCGTGTGAGAAGGTGTGCACGCAGACCTACGACACCAGCAAGCCATCGGACAAAGCCAAGCTGGACTTCCTCAAGAAAGGCATGTTACTCAACTACCAGCATCACTG GATTGTGGATAACATGCCGGTCACTTGGTGCTACGATGTTGAAGACGGACAGAagttctgcaatcctggtttcCCCATCGGCTGTTTCGTCACAGAAGCAGGTCGGCCCAAAGACGCCTGCGTGGTCAAC TCTAACTTTAATGAAAAGGATGCTTTTTACATCTTTAACCACGTGGACATCACCATCCATTACCACATCGTAGAGCATGAGCAGCTGGGAGCTCGACTCGTTGCTGCCAAGATTGAACCCAAAAG CTTTGAGGGCCCCGGTGAAGATGGCCAGGCTTGCTCTGGGGGGCCCAAGTTCCTGAGAAACAAACACTCTGGAGTGTTTGAGATTCCATACACCTACTCGGTCAACTTTGTG GAAGACAAGAATATCCGTTGGGCATCTAGATGGGACTACATCCTGGAGTCAATGCCTCACACCAACATCCAGTGGTTCAG CATAATGAACTCCTTGGTGATTGTGTTGTTCCTGTCTGGAATGGTAGCAATGATCCTGCTGAGGACTCTGCATAAAGACATCGCCCGGTACAATCAGATGGACTCTGTGGTGAGTACATGTGCAACGCTGCCAGGCGGGACGCACCGAGGGCCACCAGGGGCTCCTGTTCTCATGGGCTCTGCTCTCCAGGAGGACGCTCAGGAGGAGTTTGGGTGGAAGTTGGTCCATGGAGACGTCTTCCGACCTCCAAGAAAGGGAATGCTGCTGTCAGTGttcctcggctctggaacccaGATCTTCATTATGACCTTCGTCACCCTTT TCTTTGCCTGTCTGGGGTTCCTCTCCCCTGCGAACCGCGGGGCTCTGATGACGTGTGCCGTGGTGCTCTGGGTTCTTCTGGGCGCTCCTGCTGGATACGTGGCTGCTCGCCTCTACCGAT CTTTCGGAGGAGAGAAGTGGAAGACCAACGTTCTGCTGACGGCCTTCCTCTGCCCCGG GGTGGTGTTTGCAGACTTCTTTGTGATGAACCTGATCCTGTGGGGTGAAGGCTCCTCAGCCGCCATGCCGTTCGGGACCCTGGTAGCCATACTGGCTCTTTGGTTCTGTATCTCGGTGCCGCTCACCTTCATAGGGGCTTACTTTGGCTTCAAGAAGGCA GGGATTGAGCACCCAGTGCGGACCAATCAGATTCCTCGCCAGGTGCCGGAGCAGTCCTTCTACACGAAGCCCCTGCCTGGCATCGTCATGGGGGGAATTCTGCCTTTTGGGTGTATATTTATCCAGCTGTTCTTCATATTGAACTCCATCTG GTCCCATCAGATGTACTACATGTTCGGCTTCCTTttcctcgtcttcatcatctTGGTCATCACCTGCTCCGAGGCCACCATCCTGCTTTGCTACTTCCACTTATGTGCCGAG GACTACCATTGGCAGTGGCGTTCCTTCCTCACCAGCGGCTTCACTGCGCTCTATTTCCTCGTCTACGCCATTCATTACTTTTTCTCCAAGCTGCAAATCACTGGACTGGCCAGCACCATCCTGTACTTCGGGTACACCATGATCATGGCTCTCATCTTTTTCTTATTCACAG GTTCAATCGGCTTCTTCGCCTGTTTCTGGTTTGTTACCAAGATCTACAGTGTGGTCAAAGTGGACTGA
- the pcca gene encoding propionyl-CoA carboxylase alpha chain, mitochondrial, whose protein sequence is MAAHRLPPSLSRLLTSVKYASFRSRCCALHCSAQYSTVSNPNEKTFDKILIANRGEIACRVMKTCHKMGIRTVAVHSDVDASAVHVKMADEAVCVGPAPTSKSYLNMDAIMDAVRATGAQAVHPGYGFLSENKEFAKRLAAQGVEFIGPDTHAIQAMGDKIESKLIAKAAKVNTIPGYDGVVKTVEEAVKISQDIGYPVMIKASAGGGGKGMRIAWNDEETREGFRFSSQEAASSFGDDRLLIEKFIDNPRHIEIQVLADKHGNALWLNERECSIQRRNQKVVEEAPSTFLDPATRRAMGEQAVQLAKAVQYSSAGTVEFLVDSKKNFYFLEMNTRLQVEHPITECITGLDLVEQMIRVAKGYQLQYKQKDIPINGWAIESRVYAEDPYKSFGLPSIGRLSQYQEPLNLSNVRVDSGIQEGSDISIYYDPMISKLVTYGATRAEALARMEDALDNYVIRGVTHNIPLLREIITHPRFISGDISTNFLPEVYPEGFKGHRLEADQRRELLATAAALYITAQLRSHRLMGDLRVSSSPMDCNHWELCVELEEGRHNVEVTKSGNVYTVEVDGGRVEVNGQWNLASPLLPLSINGTPRMLQCLSRDASGKIVLQFLGTSFKVRVLSKLAAQLNSFMPEKVPEDTSSLLRSPMPGSVVAVSVKPGDTVAEGQEICVIEAMKMQNSLTAARPAKVKSVHCKPGETVGEGDLLVELE, encoded by the exons ATGGCGGCGCACAGGCTGCCTCCATCCCTGAGCCGACTGCTGACATCTGTAAAG TATGCGTCATTCCGTAGCAGATGCTGTGCTCTGCACTGTAGCGCTCAGTATTCCACCGTCTCCAATCCCAATGAAAAg ACCTTTGATAAGATCCTCATTGCCAACCGAGGAGAGATTGCCTGCAGG GTGATGAAGACCTGTCACAAGATGGGCATCCGGACTGTAGCTGTTCACAGTGACGTCGACGCCAGTGCT GTTCATGTGAAGATGGCCGATGAAGCGGTGTGTGTTGGCCCCGCCCCTACCAGTAAGAGCTACTTGAACATGGACGCCATCATGGATGCCGTCAGAGCGACTGGAGCACAAGCT GTTCATCCTGGCTACGGGTTTCTCTCCGAAAACAAAGAGTTTGCAAAGCGACTG GCAGCACAGGGCGTGGAATTCATTGGCCCAGACACTCATGCAATCCAGGCCATGGGAGATAAGATTGAGAGCAAACTGATCGCTAAGGCTGCGAAGGTCAACACCATCCCGGGGTACGATGGAGTCGTCAAG ACGGTTGAAGAAGCTGTGAAGATCTCACAGGACATTG GCTATCCAGTGATGATCAAAGCCTCTGCAGGAGGCGGAGGGAAAGGAATGAGGATCGCTTGGAATGATGAGGAGACCAG GGAAGGCTTCCGGTTCTCGTCCCAGGAGGCAGCATCCAGCTTTGGAGACGACCGGCTGCTCATTGAGAAGTTCATAGACAACCCCAGACACATCGAGATACAG GTGCTGGCTGACAAACACGGTAACGCTTTGTGGTTAAATGAGAGGGAGTGCTCCATTCAGAGGAGGAACCAGAAGGTGGTGGAAGAAGCTCCCAG TACCTTCCTGGACCCGGCGACGCGGCGGGCGATGGGTGAGCAGGCCGTGCAGCTGGCCAAGGCTGTGCAGTACTCCTCTGCCGGCACCGTGGAGTTCCTGGTGGATTCCAAGAAGAACTTCTACTTCCTGGAGATGAACACACGATTacag gTGGAGCATCCAATCACAGAGTGTATTACTGGCCTGGACCTGGTTGAGCAGATGATCAGGGTTGCCAAGGGTTACCAGCTGCAGTACAAACAGAAAGACATCCCAATAAACGGCTGGGCCATTGAGAGTCGCGTCTACGCTGAG GATCCTTACAAGTCTTTCGGTCTTCCCTCCATCGGACGGCTATCTCAATACCAAGAGCCACTCAACCTCAGCAAT GTCCGTGTAGACAGCGGAATCCAGGAAGGAAGTGACATCAGTATCTACTATGATCCCATGATCTCTAAG TTGGTTACCTACGGCGCTACACGGGCGGAAGCTCTTGCCAGGATGGAGGACGCTTTGGATAACTATGTCATCAGAG GCGTGACCCACAACATTCCCCTGCTGCGGGAAATCATCACCCACCCCCGATTTATCTCTGGGGACATCAGCACCAACTTCCTGCCGGAGGTTTACCCCGAAGGCTTCAAGGGTCACCGGCTGGAGGCCGACCAGCGCAGGGAGCTGTTGGCCACGGCTGCAGCGCTCTACATCACAGCGCAGCTCCGCTCTCACAGGCTCATGGGCGACCTGAG GGTGTCTTCCTCTCCTATGGACTGTAACCACTGGGAGCTCTgtgtggagctggaggaaggaCGCCATAATGTGGAGGTGACCAAATCAGGAAACGTCTATACT gtggaggtggatggaggAAGAGTGGAAGTCAATGGACAGTGGAACCTGGCCTCCCCTCTGCTACCGCTCTCCATCAACGGCACACCCAGGATGCTGCAG TGTCTGTCCAGAGATGCTTCAGGAAAGATTGTCCTACAGTTCCTGGGCACGTCG TTTAAGGTGCGGGTCCTGTCCAAGTTGGCTGCACAGTTAAACTCCTTCATGCCAGAAAAGGTTCCAGAAGACACCAGCAGCCTGCTGCGTTCCCCGATGCCGGGCTCCGTGGTGGCCGTGTCCGTCAAGCCTGGAGATACG GTTGCAGAGGGTCAGGAGATCTGTGTGATCGAAGCCATGAAGATGCAGAACAGTTTGACTGCTGCCAGGCCAGCAAAG GTTAAAAGTGTCCACTGTAAGCCAGGGGAGACTGTTGGAGAGGGAGACCTGCTAGTAGAGCTCGAATAa
- the LOC120820502 gene encoding DELTA-sagatoxin-Srs1a has translation MPHRLCSVEINNNSSCYTLSNPRVFTESGCCEVPLPPVVAPYSNASALFNKTSGSATGAVGVFTYDLFNAELYDYSHSVAVMFSVPYDRNLYSNWLAVGIFDRGSSCDYDLYDLMYNGSETCFARAKADGSSVSYEGDYAVVSASMSDSGEAVLRVDISDTGMY, from the exons ATGCCTCATCGCCTCTGCTCCGTGGAGATCAACAACAACTCCAGCTGCTACACCCTCTCCAACCCGAG GGTGTTCACTGAGAGCGGCTGCTGCGAAGTCCCCCTGCCGCCCGTGGTGGCGCCCTACTCCAACGCCAGCGCCTTGTTCAACAAGACCAGCGGCAGCGCCACCGGGGCCGTCGGCGTCTTCACCTACGACCTCTTCAACGCCGAGCTGTACGACTACAGCCACTCCGTGGCGGTCATGTTCTCCGTGCCCTACGACCGGAACCTCTACTCCAACTGGCTCGCCGTGGGCATCTTTGACAGGGGGAGCAGCTGCGATTACGACCTGTATGACCTCATGTACAATGGGAGTGAAACCTGTTTTGCGCGAGCCAAGGCCGACGGCTCCAGCGTCTCCTACGAGGGGGACTACGCCGTGGTCAGCGCCTCCATGTCCGACAGCGGCGAAGCCGTCCTCAGGGTGGACATCAGTGACACTGGCATGTATTAA